The following coding sequences lie in one Halomonas sp. 'Soap Lake #6' genomic window:
- a CDS encoding TIGR02444 family protein, protein MLDSNRLQRLRQTSLWDFALELYAKPGVEHACLTLQDDAGLDVCELLFHCWLYQHGIQAAPDALDAVRQERLGWQQQVTEVLRQLRRELKPLAAESGPIAALRKTIQQAELQAERENLQRWQAWAWQASEHDRRLINIASQSHDVDKWLHDTLFCAVFDSHVESEQRSRESVLRAFEVLACQLDRLGPSR, encoded by the coding sequence ATGCTCGATTCTAACCGATTGCAGCGCTTGCGGCAGACTTCACTGTGGGATTTTGCGCTGGAACTCTATGCCAAGCCGGGTGTTGAACACGCCTGCCTGACATTGCAGGACGATGCTGGCCTTGATGTATGTGAGTTGCTGTTCCACTGTTGGCTTTATCAGCATGGTATACAAGCAGCCCCTGATGCATTGGACGCCGTGCGCCAAGAGCGTCTAGGCTGGCAGCAGCAGGTAACTGAGGTTCTGCGCCAACTACGCCGTGAGTTAAAGCCACTGGCGGCAGAGAGTGGCCCAATCGCTGCACTGCGTAAAACTATTCAGCAGGCTGAGTTGCAAGCAGAGCGTGAAAATCTTCAACGCTGGCAGGCATGGGCTTGGCAAGCCTCAGAGCATGATCGGCGGCTAATAAATATAGCGTCTCAGTCGCACGATGTGGACAAATGGCTGCACGATACGCTTTTTTGTGCGGTATTTGACTCTCATGTGGAAAGTGAGCAACGCTCGCGCGAAAGCGTGTTGCGCGCTTTTGAGGTGCTGGCTTGCCAGCTTGACCGCTTGGGCCCATCACGCTAG
- a CDS encoding ABC-F family ATP-binding cassette domain-containing protein, with product MIALRQVALQRGTQTLLDSADLTLHNGVKAGIIGANGAGKSSLFKLLLGELGPDQGDIEMSGGQRIAHMAQEVDALDRPIVEYVLDGDLALRKAQSDLLAAREADDAHREAELHGLIETLDGYSAESRAAQLLVGLGFAQADLTRPLSDFSGGWRMRVNLARTLFMPSDLLLLDEPTNHLDLDALLWLEQWLTRYPGTLLLISHDRDFLDAVCDHIVHMHHKTLELYRGNYSRFERTRAEKLALQQAEAAKQQARREEIERFIARFRAQATKAKQAQSRVKMLERMGEIAVAHTDSPFHFSLPAADKTSHPLLVLDQATLGYRSDAGEVAQLEKVNITLLPGSRIGLLGPNGAGKSTLIKSLTGELALLSGKRVPGEHLAIGYFAQHQLEGLDVTTTPFVHVQRLSPTASDQDIRNFLGGFGFKGDDAFGNVATFSGGEKARLALALVAWQKPNLLLLDEPTNHLDLEMREALTEALAGFEGTVILVSHDRHLLRATVDEFWRVADHRVEPFDGDLDDYRVWLKARLEESRRDVRSEKNERQGQQPSGDRKAARKAAAELREKLRPLKKQRDQAEKAMENAQQALEDVEAVLADPALYTDSARKAELTQALAQQAEIKARLDRTEQAWLAAEEALEAMEAELLANESA from the coding sequence ATGATCGCACTGCGCCAAGTCGCCCTGCAACGGGGCACACAAACGCTACTCGATAGCGCAGACCTTACGCTACATAACGGCGTCAAGGCAGGCATTATTGGGGCAAACGGTGCCGGTAAGTCGAGCCTGTTTAAACTGCTACTAGGAGAGCTGGGTCCTGACCAGGGCGACATTGAAATGAGTGGTGGTCAGCGTATTGCCCATATGGCCCAAGAAGTAGACGCCCTTGACCGCCCCATTGTCGAATATGTTTTGGATGGCGACCTTGCGCTGCGCAAGGCACAAAGCGATCTGCTCGCCGCCCGTGAAGCGGACGACGCCCACCGCGAAGCCGAACTACACGGGCTAATCGAGACCCTGGATGGCTATAGTGCTGAATCGCGAGCAGCCCAGCTGCTAGTGGGGCTTGGTTTTGCGCAGGCCGACCTAACCCGGCCACTATCAGACTTTTCTGGCGGTTGGCGCATGCGGGTAAATCTGGCCCGCACGCTGTTTATGCCCTCAGACTTACTACTGCTTGACGAGCCAACCAACCACCTGGACTTGGATGCCCTGCTATGGCTAGAGCAGTGGCTAACCCGCTACCCAGGCACACTATTGCTGATCTCCCACGACCGGGATTTCTTAGATGCGGTGTGTGATCATATTGTGCATATGCATCACAAAACCCTGGAGCTATATCGCGGTAATTACTCGCGTTTTGAGCGCACCCGTGCCGAAAAGCTCGCCCTACAGCAGGCTGAAGCCGCCAAACAGCAGGCACGCCGTGAGGAAATTGAGCGTTTTATTGCGCGCTTTCGTGCCCAGGCAACGAAAGCTAAACAGGCGCAAAGCCGCGTGAAAATGCTGGAGCGTATGGGTGAGATTGCGGTAGCACACACGGATTCTCCGTTTCACTTCTCCCTGCCCGCTGCCGACAAAACGTCCCATCCGCTGCTGGTACTAGATCAAGCTACCCTTGGATACCGTAGCGACGCGGGCGAAGTCGCTCAGTTGGAGAAGGTCAATATCACGCTGCTGCCCGGTAGTCGCATTGGCCTGCTAGGCCCCAATGGAGCGGGCAAATCGACGTTGATCAAGTCACTGACCGGTGAGCTTGCACTGCTAAGCGGCAAGCGTGTCCCGGGTGAGCATTTAGCGATTGGTTACTTTGCCCAACATCAGTTGGAAGGGCTAGATGTTACTACGACACCATTTGTCCACGTACAGCGGCTCTCTCCGACGGCTAGCGATCAGGATATTCGCAACTTCCTGGGCGGCTTTGGATTTAAAGGCGACGATGCCTTTGGCAACGTAGCCACCTTCTCTGGCGGTGAAAAAGCACGCTTGGCACTGGCACTGGTCGCTTGGCAAAAGCCTAACCTGCTGCTACTCGATGAGCCTACTAACCACCTGGATCTAGAGATGCGCGAAGCGCTGACTGAAGCGCTTGCTGGCTTTGAGGGCACGGTGATTCTGGTCTCCCACGACCGTCACCTGCTACGTGCCACGGTGGATGAGTTCTGGCGGGTTGCTGACCACCGTGTAGAGCCTTTCGACGGTGATTTAGATGACTACCGCGTGTGGTTAAAGGCCCGCCTGGAAGAGAGCCGCAGGGATGTGCGCAGCGAGAAAAACGAGCGCCAGGGGCAGCAACCCAGCGGTGACCGTAAAGCCGCCCGCAAGGCCGCTGCGGAGCTGCGCGAAAAACTGCGCCCCTTGAAGAAGCAACGCGACCAGGCTGAAAAAGCCATGGAAAATGCGCAGCAGGCACTTGAAGATGTAGAAGCAGTACTCGCTGACCCAGCGTTATACACCGACAGTGCACGAAAGGCCGAGCTTACCCAAGCTCTTGCCCAGCAAGCCGAGATTAAGGCCCGTCTAGATCGCACGGAACAAGCCTGGCTCGCCGCCGAAGAAGCGCTAGAGGCCATGGAAGCCGAGCTGCTGGCAAACGAGAGCGCGTGA
- the dtd gene encoding D-aminoacyl-tRNA deacylase, which produces MKALIQRVKNASVTVKGEVVGEIDHGLLALVGVEKSDSEADADKLLHKLLNYRVFSDADDKMNHNLQQAEGGLLLVSQFTLVADTRKGLRPSFSSAAPPGDGERLFEYLVSQAYAAWPQVATGRFGADMQVALVNDGPVTFLLES; this is translated from the coding sequence GTGAAAGCATTAATTCAGCGGGTAAAAAATGCCAGTGTCACCGTAAAAGGCGAGGTGGTAGGCGAAATTGACCATGGGTTGCTGGCGCTGGTAGGAGTGGAGAAGAGCGATAGCGAGGCAGATGCCGATAAACTGCTTCACAAACTGCTGAATTACCGCGTATTTAGTGACGCTGACGATAAGATGAACCACAACCTGCAGCAGGCTGAAGGGGGGCTTTTGTTGGTTTCCCAGTTCACTTTGGTCGCCGATACCCGCAAAGGGCTGCGCCCCAGTTTTTCCAGCGCCGCACCGCCTGGCGATGGCGAGCGGCTGTTTGAGTACTTGGTTAGCCAAGCCTACGCCGCGTGGCCCCAAGTGGCGACCGGTCGGTTTGGCGCTGACATGCAGGTAGCGCTGGTTAACGACGGGCCGGTCACCTTCTTGCTGGAAAGCTAA
- a CDS encoding universal stress protein, translating to MSQTLLFATDLSQDNRAAFARALRLAYAQGAHLDILHVLDPYLPHRVLHEVERAVSEDISATLTDLREDYALEAPALMIQTLVGSPHVEIVREAHERHASLIIMGMHRKRGQKDLLSGTTVMRVLRSAPCPVVVASYLPTQPWQHILVPIDFSLAARQTLKEALVRFPEAKLTLLHAWSLPGERELGSQTYYAQWRDHEVTRLREALDSEVEGLMRELDGVPEVELVLEQGQPCDVLHDYMKRHSPDLVMVGSRGQPYHTSQLAEMLLNEPHCDLMLCRAW from the coding sequence ATGTCTCAGACCCTGCTATTTGCCACCGACCTCTCCCAGGATAACCGTGCCGCCTTCGCCCGCGCACTGCGCCTTGCCTACGCTCAGGGCGCCCATCTCGATATTTTGCATGTACTCGACCCTTACTTGCCCCATCGTGTGCTCCACGAGGTTGAGCGTGCTGTCAGTGAAGACATCAGCGCAACACTGACGGACCTACGCGAGGATTATGCACTAGAGGCCCCGGCGCTGATGATTCAGACGTTAGTGGGCTCTCCTCATGTTGAGATCGTCAGAGAAGCCCATGAGCGTCATGCCTCGCTGATTATTATGGGGATGCACCGTAAGCGCGGCCAAAAAGACCTGCTTTCGGGCACCACTGTTATGCGAGTACTGCGCAGTGCTCCTTGCCCAGTGGTGGTAGCGTCTTACCTTCCCACTCAGCCGTGGCAGCATATTCTGGTGCCGATAGATTTTTCACTTGCTGCTCGTCAAACCCTAAAAGAAGCATTGGTGCGTTTTCCTGAGGCCAAGTTGACACTACTGCATGCCTGGAGCCTACCTGGTGAGCGGGAGCTAGGTTCGCAAACCTACTACGCCCAGTGGCGCGACCATGAGGTAACTCGCTTGCGCGAAGCGCTGGATAGCGAAGTAGAGGGCTTGATGCGTGAGCTTGACGGCGTGCCCGAGGTAGAGCTAGTGCTGGAGCAAGGCCAGCCCTGCGATGTATTACATGACTATATGAAGCGCCACTCTCCCGACCTAGTCATGGTGGGCAGCCGCGGCCAGCCATATCACACCAGTCAGTTAGCCGAAATGCTGCTTAACGAACCCCATTGCGATTTGATGTTGTGCCGTGCCTGGTAA
- the thiD gene encoding bifunctional hydroxymethylpyrimidine kinase/phosphomethylpyrimidine kinase: MTHVANVLTIAGSDPSGGAGLQGDLKTFSALGVYGTNVITAVIAQNTCGVASVYPVPPQVIREQLEHLLGDVSIDAVKIGMVASRDVAEVIAEVLSKHRPRWIVLDPVMVAKSGDILVDDAGIRAVRDILVPLADVITPNLPEAAVLLDCQAPTTLDEMEAMLPGLTQLGAPYVVLKGGHLRGATCPDLLASPNAHTWLPASRIATENLHGTGCALSSAIAACLATLPEDAAADAPIEAISEAKRWLHAALEASTRLSVGKGRGPVHHFHAWW; encoded by the coding sequence ATGACGCACGTTGCCAATGTACTGACTATCGCAGGCTCCGACCCTTCTGGTGGAGCAGGCCTACAGGGTGATTTAAAAACCTTCTCAGCGTTGGGTGTTTACGGCACCAACGTGATTACCGCTGTCATTGCGCAAAATACCTGTGGCGTGGCATCGGTCTATCCTGTGCCGCCTCAGGTGATACGTGAACAGCTCGAGCACCTGTTGGGTGATGTCAGCATAGATGCTGTAAAAATCGGCATGGTAGCTAGCCGTGATGTTGCCGAGGTGATTGCGGAGGTGTTGAGCAAGCACCGGCCGCGCTGGATTGTGCTGGACCCAGTGATGGTGGCAAAAAGCGGCGATATTTTGGTAGACGATGCGGGTATTCGTGCGGTGCGCGATATTCTGGTGCCGTTAGCAGACGTGATTACCCCCAACCTGCCTGAAGCTGCTGTGCTGCTGGACTGCCAGGCACCTACCACGCTGGATGAGATGGAAGCCATGTTGCCAGGGCTAACGCAACTGGGCGCCCCTTATGTGGTGCTCAAGGGTGGGCATTTGCGGGGCGCAACCTGCCCCGATTTATTAGCATCGCCCAATGCTCATACATGGCTGCCTGCATCACGTATTGCTACTGAAAACCTACATGGCACTGGCTGTGCGCTCTCTTCAGCGATTGCCGCTTGCTTGGCAACGCTACCTGAGGACGCTGCCGCTGATGCGCCCATTGAGGCAATTAGTGAAGCAAAAAGGTGGCTGCATGCGGCTTTAGAAGCGAGCACGCGGTTAAGCGTTGGCAAGGGCCGTGGTCCGGTTCATCATTTTCATGCATGGTGGTAA
- a CDS encoding TRAP transporter large permease, translated as MLATLLEFMPLVLFATVCAVLMLGYPVALALAGTALAFAGFGLMLQSMGVAVPFESRMMNAMPNRLYGIMTNQTLLAVPLFVLMGVLLEKSRVAETLLDAMAMAFGALRGGLGIAVVIVGMLLAASTGIVGATVVTMGLLSLPTMLKRGYSPSLATGTICATGTLGQIIPPSIALVLLGDVLSNAYQQAQLSMGVWSPKTLSIGDLFIGALVPGLLLVIAYIIYLLIVAWLKPSAAPAADRAALKAELGHTGSIWPLLLKGLLPPVLLIVAVLGSILGGFATPTEASAVGAFGALLLAAANRRLSLTMLKEVLHSTAQVTSMVFLILIGAALFSLVFRAYGGEELVTDLFESMPGGVVGATLVVMLVIFLLGFILDFIEITFVVVPIVGPVLLAMGVDPIWLGIMIAVNLQTSFLTPPFGFALFYLRGVTPQSVPTSAIYKGVIPFILLQLSMLLALAFFPGLATWLPSVL; from the coding sequence GTGCTGGCTACCTTATTGGAATTTATGCCACTGGTGCTGTTTGCCACCGTGTGTGCGGTCCTTATGCTTGGCTATCCGGTGGCTTTGGCGCTGGCGGGTACCGCGCTGGCGTTTGCGGGTTTTGGCTTAATGCTGCAGTCCATGGGCGTCGCAGTGCCTTTTGAATCCCGTATGATGAACGCAATGCCTAACCGGCTTTACGGCATTATGACCAACCAAACGCTGTTGGCTGTGCCGCTGTTTGTATTGATGGGGGTGTTGCTAGAGAAGTCCCGCGTAGCGGAAACGCTGCTTGATGCGATGGCAATGGCATTCGGTGCACTGCGTGGTGGGCTAGGTATCGCAGTAGTGATTGTAGGCATGCTGTTGGCAGCCTCCACCGGTATTGTGGGCGCGACTGTGGTAACGATGGGGCTGTTATCGCTACCTACCATGTTGAAACGCGGTTATTCGCCCTCTTTGGCCACTGGAACCATCTGTGCAACAGGCACCTTAGGGCAGATTATTCCCCCCTCTATTGCGCTCGTTCTGCTGGGCGATGTGCTGTCTAATGCTTACCAGCAGGCGCAGTTGTCGATGGGAGTGTGGAGCCCCAAAACGCTCTCTATTGGCGACTTGTTTATTGGTGCCTTGGTTCCCGGGTTGCTGCTGGTCATTGCGTATATCATCTACCTGCTAATAGTGGCTTGGTTGAAACCCTCAGCAGCACCTGCCGCAGACCGTGCCGCCTTGAAAGCGGAGCTGGGCCATACTGGCAGCATTTGGCCGCTGTTATTAAAAGGTTTATTACCCCCCGTACTGCTTATCGTCGCTGTTTTAGGCTCCATTTTAGGTGGCTTTGCCACACCCACCGAAGCGTCAGCTGTCGGTGCGTTTGGTGCGCTGCTTTTGGCTGCAGCCAACCGCCGCTTGAGCCTCACTATGCTGAAAGAAGTGCTGCATTCGACTGCTCAAGTTACCAGCATGGTGTTTCTGATTTTGATAGGCGCAGCGCTCTTCTCGCTGGTCTTCCGCGCCTATGGGGGCGAAGAGCTTGTTACCGATCTGTTTGAATCCATGCCCGGTGGGGTGGTAGGTGCTACGCTCGTGGTCATGCTGGTCATTTTCCTGCTGGGCTTTATTCTTGATTTTATTGAAATTACTTTCGTTGTTGTCCCGATTGTCGGGCCGGTACTGCTGGCCATGGGCGTCGACCCCATTTGGCTTGGCATTATGATTGCAGTGAACCTGCAGACCTCGTTTTTGACTCCGCCATTTGGCTTTGCGCTGTTCTATTTGCGTGGGGTTACCCCCCAAAGCGTGCCTACCTCGGCCATTTATAAAGGGGTGATCCCCTTTATTCTTCTACAGTTAAGCATGCTGTTGGCGCTGGCCTTTTTCCCAGGACTCGCCACCTGGCTACCATCAGTGTTGTAA
- a CDS encoding TRAP transporter small permease subunit, translating into MCANAQEPRLLRWLDCLTEGVGRAIAWLVIIMMVIQFAVVVMRYFIGINSIVMQESVMYMHAAVFMLGAAWTLKRDGHVRVDIFYRRFSERGRAWVDLLGTLFLLIPVALFIAISSFGYVRSSWAVMERSPDGGIPGVFLLKTLILVMVGLLLLQAVAQLIRQTLIIRGKLSNASHEHEEIL; encoded by the coding sequence ATGTGCGCAAATGCCCAGGAGCCACGTCTATTGCGTTGGCTCGACTGCTTGACCGAAGGGGTAGGCCGGGCCATTGCCTGGTTAGTGATTATCATGATGGTGATTCAATTCGCTGTTGTGGTGATGCGCTACTTCATAGGTATCAACAGTATTGTGATGCAAGAGTCGGTTATGTATATGCATGCCGCTGTTTTCATGCTGGGTGCTGCCTGGACACTTAAGCGTGATGGCCATGTACGGGTAGATATTTTTTATCGACGCTTCTCAGAGCGTGGCCGTGCTTGGGTTGACCTGCTAGGCACGCTCTTCCTGCTGATTCCCGTTGCGCTATTTATTGCGATTAGCAGCTTTGGCTATGTGCGCAGCAGTTGGGCCGTGATGGAGCGCTCACCTGATGGTGGTATTCCGGGCGTATTCCTCTTAAAAACGCTAATTCTAGTTATGGTTGGGCTACTCCTGCTGCAGGCGGTTGCGCAGTTGATACGCCAGACACTCATTATTCGCGGCAAGCTATCCAACGCCTCCCACGAGCATGAGGAGATTCTCTAG
- a CDS encoding endonuclease/exonuclease/phosphatase family protein — protein sequence MKLLTFNLQVGIQTSAYHHYVTRSWQHFLPHPQRLKRLAMMGEVLGQFDVVGLQEVDGGSFRSGSINQVEFLACQAGFPHYFQQLNRNLGRFAQHSNGLLSRLVPSRIEEHRLPGALPGRGAIHVRYGDGPDALHIFVAHLALSHRGRVRQLNYLSDIIEPLRHVVVMGDLNCTPEQLHAHARFSTSLPLHPVKPLLSYPSWQPRRALDHILLSQTLEAAEVRVLDHLFSDHLPIAVDLPLPSACLNSLADAEAARLANKS from the coding sequence TTGAAGCTGCTGACATTTAATTTGCAGGTAGGTATTCAAACCTCTGCTTATCACCACTACGTGACCCGTAGCTGGCAGCATTTTTTACCCCATCCGCAGCGCTTAAAACGGCTGGCGATGATGGGGGAGGTGCTCGGTCAGTTTGATGTGGTTGGACTGCAGGAAGTCGATGGTGGCAGCTTCCGCTCTGGCAGCATTAACCAAGTGGAATTCCTCGCTTGCCAAGCGGGGTTTCCCCACTACTTCCAGCAGTTGAACCGTAATCTAGGGCGTTTTGCCCAGCATAGTAATGGCCTGCTTTCCCGTTTAGTGCCTAGCCGTATTGAAGAGCACCGTTTACCAGGAGCCTTGCCTGGTCGCGGAGCAATACATGTGCGCTATGGCGATGGGCCAGACGCACTGCACATCTTTGTGGCCCATTTAGCATTGAGTCATCGTGGCCGTGTGCGTCAGCTTAATTACCTGAGCGATATTATCGAACCGCTTCGTCATGTGGTAGTGATGGGGGATTTGAATTGTACGCCTGAGCAGTTGCATGCCCACGCGCGCTTTAGTACCTCGTTGCCGCTTCACCCTGTCAAACCGCTGTTAAGCTACCCTTCCTGGCAGCCACGCCGAGCGCTGGATCATATTTTGCTCTCGCAAACGCTCGAAGCTGCTGAAGTACGCGTGCTGGATCACCTGTTCTCTGACCACCTGCCGATTGCCGTAGATTTACCGCTTCCCAGTGCTTGCCTGAATTCTTTAGCCGACGCAGAGGCTGCACGTTTAGCCAACAAGAGTTGA
- a CDS encoding thiol:disulfide interchange protein DsbA/DsbL: MFKTLMVALAGLGLAATVNAQQLVEGQHYTLLASPVATNVDDGQIEVTEAFWFGCPHCYRLQTPVSEWYETLEDDVSIVHMPATMGGDWNTHANAFYAAQSLGIEEKLHADFFEAIHEDGRSLTDADDIAAFFADYGVSKEEAKQALGSFSVRSEVNKAHSRMREMRLMGVPALVVDGRYVITPSTAGSLENMPQIADALIERVRSERAE; encoded by the coding sequence ATGTTTAAAACGTTAATGGTCGCGCTGGCTGGTCTGGGCCTTGCTGCTACCGTCAATGCTCAGCAATTGGTTGAAGGCCAGCACTACACGCTACTTGCCTCCCCCGTAGCGACAAACGTAGATGATGGACAGATCGAAGTGACCGAAGCGTTTTGGTTCGGATGCCCGCACTGCTACCGTCTGCAAACGCCCGTAAGCGAATGGTACGAAACACTTGAAGACGATGTCAGCATTGTGCACATGCCTGCCACCATGGGCGGTGATTGGAATACCCACGCCAATGCCTTTTATGCTGCTCAGTCGCTAGGGATTGAAGAAAAGCTGCATGCAGATTTTTTCGAGGCCATTCATGAAGATGGTCGCTCGCTAACCGATGCAGATGACATTGCAGCGTTTTTTGCTGACTACGGTGTTTCGAAAGAAGAAGCGAAACAAGCGCTGGGCTCATTCAGCGTACGCAGTGAAGTCAATAAAGCGCACAGCCGCATGCGAGAAATGCGTTTGATGGGGGTTCCTGCGCTAGTGGTAGATGGTCGCTATGTGATCACTCCCAGCACGGCAGGTAGCCTTGAGAACATGCCGCAAATTGCGGATGCTTTAATCGAGCGTGTACGCAGCGAGCGTGCAGAATAA
- a CDS encoding c-type cytochrome, translated as MRKLLASLAITMGAVGTAHAQTDHQAEADASAGREMAQTCAACHGQTGISPSGAFPNLAGQQMSYLAKQIMDIRDGNRVVPTMAGQVDGYSDQDAWDVAAFFAGQNANLGQTSDEDTELLARGEELYRAGDMAKGIPACSACHTPTGVGIGSAVYPALSGQHAEYTIATLQDFAAGERANDANNIMRDIAVKMSDNDMEAVANYLLGLH; from the coding sequence ATGAGAAAGTTACTGGCAAGCCTGGCAATTACCATGGGTGCCGTTGGCACCGCCCACGCGCAAACCGACCATCAAGCTGAGGCTGATGCTTCCGCTGGTCGTGAAATGGCCCAAACCTGTGCGGCCTGTCATGGCCAAACGGGCATCAGCCCATCGGGTGCCTTTCCTAACTTGGCAGGACAGCAAATGTCTTATCTTGCCAAGCAGATTATGGATATTCGCGATGGCAACCGTGTGGTTCCCACAATGGCTGGCCAAGTTGATGGCTACTCTGACCAGGATGCCTGGGATGTGGCTGCTTTCTTCGCTGGGCAGAACGCCAATTTGGGTCAAACCAGTGACGAAGACACGGAATTGCTTGCACGTGGTGAAGAGCTTTACCGTGCAGGAGATATGGCAAAAGGTATTCCTGCATGTAGTGCCTGCCATACACCGACTGGCGTAGGTATTGGCAGCGCGGTTTATCCGGCGCTTTCCGGCCAGCATGCAGAGTACACCATCGCCACCCTGCAGGATTTTGCAGCTGGCGAACGAGCTAACGACGCGAACAATATCATGCGTGATATCGCTGTAAAAATGAGCGATAACGATATGGAAGCGGTAGCCAACTATCTGTTGGGCTTGCACTAA
- the yihA gene encoding ribosome biogenesis GTP-binding protein YihA/YsxC, translating to MTTPHDSLVVRLNYPTARFIISAPTLALCPDDTGAEVAFAGRSNAGKSSAINALTQQTALARTSKTPGRTQLINFFSVMNDESRRLVDLPGYGYAKVPESVKLEWQKHLAEYLRNRFSLRGLVLLMDVRHPLTEFDQMMLNYADQRAMPVHILLTKSDKLKKGPASAALQKVRSRLKEWEDLVSVQLFSSLKRDGVDTLSQKLDQWLHTPAQPE from the coding sequence ATGACTACCCCCCATGATAGCCTAGTCGTTCGACTGAACTACCCCACTGCTCGCTTTATCATCAGTGCACCAACCCTTGCGCTTTGTCCTGATGATACTGGTGCGGAAGTGGCCTTTGCCGGGCGCTCCAACGCGGGAAAATCCAGCGCGATTAACGCGCTGACCCAGCAGACCGCGCTGGCTCGCACCTCGAAAACACCAGGCCGCACCCAACTGATTAACTTTTTTAGCGTGATGAATGATGAGTCGCGGCGCTTGGTTGATTTGCCGGGTTACGGTTACGCCAAAGTGCCCGAGTCAGTCAAACTTGAGTGGCAGAAGCACTTAGCAGAGTATCTTCGCAACCGCTTTAGTCTACGCGGCCTAGTACTGCTAATGGACGTGCGTCACCCGCTCACCGAGTTCGACCAAATGATGCTCAACTATGCTGACCAGCGTGCAATGCCGGTGCATATCCTGCTGACTAAATCCGACAAGCTTAAAAAGGGCCCAGCCAGTGCCGCGCTGCAAAAAGTTCGATCACGCCTAAAAGAGTGGGAAGACCTAGTATCGGTACAGCTTTTTTCTTCGCTTAAACGCGACGGCGTAGACACGCTTTCTCAAAAGCTTGACCAGTGGCTGCATACCCCGGCCCAGCCAGAGTAA
- a CDS encoding HAD family hydrolase, which produces MSSLQAITFDLDDTLWDNQGVMLKTEEGHYRWLLKALAMWRGARQEPPLALNYEQGVADYLQRRQQWAQRVPERRGDFTWLRLRALEAQLESQGLTRSAALLWAAAAMNEFHRLRVQVTPHPEAAELLATLAERYHLAAITNGNIHLKRQPLACYFPVAIAAGELLAPKPDPKPFLTALERLNVAPNCAMHVGDSWQEDVLPAQQLGMHAVWIAERGDQALPARVHRIAHVKELPSLIEWLEERN; this is translated from the coding sequence ATGTCCTCTTTGCAAGCGATTACCTTTGATCTTGATGACACGCTTTGGGATAACCAAGGGGTAATGTTAAAAACCGAAGAGGGGCACTATCGCTGGCTATTAAAGGCACTAGCGATGTGGCGTGGTGCGCGCCAGGAGCCACCGTTAGCGCTGAACTATGAACAAGGTGTGGCGGATTACTTGCAGCGTCGCCAGCAGTGGGCGCAGCGAGTGCCTGAGCGGCGAGGAGACTTTACCTGGCTACGGTTACGGGCGCTTGAGGCACAGCTAGAGTCGCAGGGCCTTACGCGCAGTGCAGCACTGCTTTGGGCTGCCGCCGCAATGAACGAATTTCACCGCTTACGGGTGCAGGTAACGCCTCACCCCGAAGCTGCTGAATTGCTGGCCACCTTAGCCGAGCGTTACCACCTGGCCGCGATCACTAACGGCAATATTCACTTGAAGCGCCAACCCCTGGCCTGCTACTTCCCTGTCGCGATTGCTGCAGGTGAGCTACTGGCGCCCAAGCCAGACCCTAAGCCGTTTCTTACTGCCCTTGAGCGGCTTAATGTAGCGCCAAACTGTGCCATGCATGTTGGTGACTCTTGGCAAGAGGATGTGCTGCCTGCTCAGCAGCTGGGGATGCACGCTGTCTGGATAGCCGAGCGCGGTGATCAGGCGCTGCCTGCGCGTGTCCACCGCATTGCCCATGTTAAAGAGCTGCCCAGCCTGATTGAGTGGCTGGAAGAGCGTAACTGA